One Aliidiomarina minuta genomic region harbors:
- a CDS encoding MFS transporter, protein MSLAPLAPAARRQSRVLVCCYFSYFAVLAVTVPYLAVYLDAIGFSSREIGELVAIITACRIFGPPLWATLADRSGRCLPYIRMGAVAGSLLLLSLMFSHSYWWIALSMGLLSVFWSAILPQMEVLSLATLNEHSELYPKIRVGGSLGFIAAVLVIGELLALTGVERFPLYAAAMAALLVICVCALYEPQRNFKITTEAHSGSIWKRVKRLQFVAFLLSTTLLQASFAPFYAFFALYLTHLGYAPFAVGLLIALGVAAEIFMFLVAGRVVARYGVRNMLLICMLLTALRWALLSQLATVFWWLLIIQGLHAFSFALHHAAAIRFIHTYFPSAEHSRGQSLYVGFGFGAGGALGAWIAGLVWQQQEGASVAFMGAALFALCGAALTLLMRADSPTKSGQQRRQL, encoded by the coding sequence ATGAGTTTGGCACCACTGGCTCCGGCAGCACGTCGGCAAAGCCGTGTGCTGGTGTGTTGTTATTTTAGTTACTTCGCAGTGCTGGCCGTTACTGTACCTTACCTGGCTGTTTATCTGGACGCGATAGGTTTCAGCTCACGGGAAATCGGTGAACTGGTTGCTATTATAACGGCCTGTCGCATTTTCGGCCCGCCGCTCTGGGCCACTCTGGCGGACCGTAGCGGTCGTTGCCTGCCTTATATTCGCATGGGTGCGGTAGCTGGCAGCCTGCTCTTGCTCTCATTAATGTTTTCGCACAGTTACTGGTGGATAGCGCTCAGCATGGGCTTGCTGAGTGTATTCTGGTCGGCAATATTGCCGCAGATGGAAGTTCTGTCGCTGGCAACACTGAACGAACATAGCGAACTTTACCCTAAAATACGGGTGGGCGGCAGCCTGGGCTTTATCGCCGCAGTGCTGGTTATAGGTGAATTGCTGGCTCTTACCGGAGTAGAACGTTTTCCTTTGTATGCAGCGGCGATGGCAGCTTTACTGGTGATTTGTGTATGTGCTCTGTATGAGCCTCAACGTAACTTTAAAATAACTACTGAAGCGCACAGTGGTTCTATCTGGAAACGGGTAAAACGCCTGCAGTTCGTCGCTTTCCTGCTTTCGACTACGCTATTACAGGCAAGTTTTGCTCCTTTCTATGCGTTTTTTGCTCTTTACCTGACTCATCTTGGTTATGCGCCTTTTGCCGTAGGTTTGTTAATTGCGCTGGGTGTTGCAGCTGAAATCTTTATGTTTCTGGTCGCGGGCCGGGTGGTGGCTCGTTACGGTGTGCGTAATATGCTCTTGATCTGTATGTTATTGACAGCCTTACGCTGGGCGTTGCTTAGCCAGTTAGCAACGGTTTTCTGGTGGCTGTTAATCATTCAGGGGCTGCATGCTTTCAGTTTTGCGTTGCATCATGCGGCCGCTATTCGGTTTATTCATACCTATTTTCCTTCTGCGGAACACAGTCGCGGTCAATCGTTATATGTTGGTTTTGGCTTTGGTGCCGGTGGTGCTTTAGGGGCCTGGATTGCAGGCCTGGTCTGGCAACAACAGGAAGGAGCCAGTGTGGCTTTTATGGGAGCCGCTTTATTCGCTTTATGCGGCGCGGCGCTGACTTTACTTATGCGCGCTGACTCGCCAACAAAAAGCGGTCAGCAACGGCGTCAGCTATAG
- a CDS encoding prolyl oligopeptidase family serine peptidase, whose product MTIMMRQPQRLAVCVALTLSSLGFALNAPALATEEDKRPLELTDIMQFREIEQRRLSENGSWMAYAAVPDRGDSTGYVVHVTEATEHSVPRGDRPVISADGRFAIFRQQAALLEREQAQNREQRQQLKTNAVVVDTLTGEQRVIENVHSYQLSGDGRFAAFLLRKADSDDNGRPLTIINLDDGSSTELEQVLRLSSASQGPRFAFVQETSAEDKAEQVTVVNTSNGSQLTVADAEQVSFQGLSFNHEGNKLAFFEGPAESENPDPAQQLLLWQYGQQQASAINVEREQWVLSERYNPRWSEDDQRIFVGHRPAQDDKSEGPGKPETEADLYDLERLLADRRLQVWHGEDGRINSHQKEDYSANRARTAPGVFWVEDERFVALSHDIEDSPRMTEHENALLFSNSREHLRDITWDGFYHDLYHVDLQSGQQQQVLSRARTSERGYLSPDGQLVAYLDDETYYVFDSQTGSAEAVATEVNISWVDEENDRPMEPRSYGVAGWLQDSSAFLAYDRYDIWKINLDGEAVNLTQTGRDDEKRFRVERTDDELGLDPAQPLLVHAYHDQLKYHGFYQLDLQSGDFSVLQEGNKRYNYVGFMEESERYLFTEEDFRQFPDIWSANRDFSELTRLTNINPQQDQFVWGDPELIDWQTEDGETLQGIVIKPDGYDPERLYPVMVYYYEQFSQRLYHFNQMKVNHRPNFPFYLGQDYVVFLPDVRFREGAPGPSATESLVPAMEKIIDMGIADPDAIGLHGHSWSGYQSAFVVTETDLFAAVVSGAPVSNMTSAYSGIRWGSGLARQFQYETGQSRIGPNMYEDLDPYIKNSPVFFADRINTPMLIQFGDDDGAVPWEQGIEYYLALRRLNKEVVMLHYEDEPHHLQQYANKIDYTIKMLEFFDHYLKGEPAPDWWLEGMPYQQYDN is encoded by the coding sequence ATGACAATAATGATGCGACAACCACAGCGTCTGGCGGTATGTGTAGCTTTGACGTTAAGCAGTCTGGGTTTTGCGCTGAATGCTCCAGCACTGGCGACAGAGGAAGATAAACGTCCTCTTGAACTGACTGACATTATGCAGTTTCGTGAAATCGAACAACGGCGGTTGAGCGAAAATGGCAGCTGGATGGCGTATGCGGCGGTGCCAGATCGGGGTGATAGCACCGGTTATGTAGTGCATGTTACCGAGGCGACTGAGCACAGTGTTCCGCGAGGGGACCGGCCGGTAATTTCGGCTGACGGACGCTTTGCTATTTTTCGCCAGCAAGCAGCGCTATTAGAGCGCGAGCAGGCGCAGAATCGCGAACAGCGACAGCAGTTGAAAACTAACGCTGTAGTAGTGGATACCCTTACTGGTGAGCAGCGTGTTATTGAAAATGTACATAGCTATCAGTTGAGTGGTGACGGTCGTTTTGCTGCATTTTTATTGCGCAAAGCAGACTCGGACGATAATGGAAGACCACTCACAATAATTAACCTTGATGATGGCAGCAGTACGGAGCTTGAACAGGTATTACGACTAAGCAGTGCTTCACAGGGACCGCGCTTCGCTTTTGTGCAGGAAACCTCTGCAGAAGATAAGGCAGAGCAGGTTACTGTAGTCAATACCAGCAACGGAAGTCAGTTGACCGTTGCTGATGCTGAGCAAGTCAGTTTTCAGGGCCTGTCATTTAATCACGAGGGCAACAAGCTGGCGTTTTTTGAGGGACCTGCGGAAAGCGAAAACCCTGATCCAGCCCAGCAATTACTGCTATGGCAATATGGTCAGCAGCAGGCCAGTGCAATTAATGTTGAGCGCGAGCAGTGGGTATTAAGCGAACGCTATAATCCTCGCTGGAGTGAAGACGACCAGCGCATTTTTGTCGGTCACCGTCCCGCTCAGGATGATAAGAGTGAGGGGCCGGGCAAACCGGAAACGGAAGCAGATCTTTATGATCTCGAGCGTTTACTGGCGGATCGCCGCCTACAGGTATGGCACGGTGAAGATGGACGTATTAACAGCCATCAGAAAGAGGATTATAGTGCCAACCGGGCGCGTACCGCTCCTGGAGTGTTCTGGGTTGAAGACGAACGCTTTGTAGCACTGAGTCATGATATTGAAGACAGCCCTCGAATGACAGAGCACGAAAACGCTTTGTTGTTTAGTAACAGCCGTGAGCATTTGCGTGATATTACCTGGGATGGTTTCTATCATGATCTGTACCACGTTGATTTGCAAAGCGGCCAGCAACAGCAGGTGCTTTCTCGTGCGCGCACTTCTGAGCGTGGTTACCTATCACCGGACGGTCAGCTGGTAGCGTACCTGGATGATGAGACTTATTATGTGTTTGACAGTCAGACAGGCAGTGCAGAAGCGGTAGCTACTGAGGTGAATATTTCCTGGGTGGATGAAGAAAATGATCGTCCTATGGAACCGCGCAGCTATGGTGTGGCCGGTTGGCTCCAGGATAGTTCGGCTTTTCTGGCTTATGACCGTTATGATATATGGAAGATAAATCTGGATGGCGAAGCGGTTAATTTAACCCAGACCGGACGCGATGATGAAAAGCGTTTTCGGGTAGAACGTACTGATGACGAGTTGGGTTTAGATCCTGCTCAACCTTTGTTGGTTCACGCTTACCATGACCAGCTTAAATACCATGGTTTTTATCAGCTGGACTTGCAAAGTGGTGACTTCTCAGTCCTGCAGGAAGGCAATAAGCGCTATAATTATGTTGGCTTCATGGAAGAGTCCGAACGTTATTTATTTACCGAAGAAGACTTCCGTCAGTTTCCGGATATCTGGTCAGCGAATCGGGACTTTAGTGAATTGACCCGGCTTACGAATATTAACCCACAGCAGGATCAATTTGTCTGGGGCGATCCTGAACTTATTGACTGGCAGACAGAGGACGGTGAAACTTTACAGGGGATTGTGATTAAACCTGATGGGTATGATCCTGAACGCCTTTACCCCGTTATGGTTTATTATTATGAGCAGTTCTCGCAGCGGCTTTACCATTTTAACCAGATGAAAGTGAATCATCGTCCTAACTTCCCGTTCTATCTGGGACAGGACTATGTGGTGTTTCTGCCGGATGTTCGTTTCCGCGAAGGAGCGCCAGGGCCAAGCGCAACTGAATCATTGGTTCCGGCAATGGAAAAAATCATTGATATGGGCATTGCCGATCCCGATGCGATAGGTTTACACGGACATAGCTGGTCGGGTTATCAAAGTGCCTTTGTGGTTACGGAGACTGATCTTTTTGCTGCAGTGGTTTCCGGAGCACCGGTGTCTAATATGACTAGTGCCTACAGCGGTATTCGCTGGGGCTCAGGTCTTGCACGTCAGTTTCAGTACGAAACCGGGCAAAGCCGTATTGGGCCAAATATGTATGAAGACCTTGACCCTTATATTAAAAATTCCCCTGTCTTTTTCGCCGATCGCATTAATACGCCAATGCTGATTCAGTTCGGTGATGATGACGGGGCGGTTCCCTGGGAGCAGGGCATCGAGTATTATCTGGCTTTACGTCGGCTGAATAAAGAAGTGGTGATGCTGCATTACGAAGACGAACCGCATCATTTGCAGCAGTACGCCAATAAAATTGATTACACCATCAAGATGCTGGAGTTTTTCGATCATTATCTGAAAGGGGAGCCAGCACCCGACTGGTGGCTTGAAGGGATGCCTTATCAGCAGTATGACAATTAA
- a CDS encoding elongation factor P hydroxylase has protein sequence MTINKTHQSNDLITLFNDLFAPSFQTRLVSGSGEPLYLPATNRRDCHQVVFAHGFFRSALHEIAHWCIAGKVRRQLADYGYWYKPDGRNLEEQLRFQQAELKPQALEWWFCLCAGHSFEVSCDNLAASDPDAIDVAGFAEQVRQQLINYRSSRLPPRAEAFAIVLQSFYGQSCPRLAEVA, from the coding sequence ATGACAATTAATAAAACTCATCAAAGCAATGATTTGATAACGCTGTTTAATGATCTATTTGCACCGAGTTTTCAAACCCGGTTGGTAAGCGGCTCAGGTGAGCCGCTCTACCTGCCTGCAACAAACCGGCGCGATTGCCACCAGGTGGTATTTGCGCACGGATTTTTTCGTTCTGCATTGCATGAAATCGCACATTGGTGCATTGCCGGTAAGGTACGTCGTCAGCTCGCCGACTATGGCTACTGGTATAAACCCGATGGGCGCAACCTGGAAGAACAACTAAGGTTCCAGCAGGCTGAATTGAAACCTCAGGCGCTGGAATGGTGGTTTTGCCTCTGTGCCGGCCATTCTTTTGAGGTTAGTTGCGATAACCTGGCGGCTTCCGATCCGGATGCTATTGATGTGGCGGGTTTTGCGGAACAAGTCCGACAGCAACTGATAAATTATCGAAGTAGTCGCTTGCCCCCCAGAGCTGAGGCATTTGCTATCGTGTTACAATCCTTTTATGGACAATCCTGTCCCCGCCTGGCTGAGGTTGCCTGA
- a CDS encoding ATP-NAD kinase family protein: protein MMFRIALVINPFAGLGGSVGLKGSDGLQTRSEALAKGATPRALERSCQAINVLRPYAAEISWLTAAGAMGESTLKKCGFEAEVVYQAQRADDSGAEDTQRAVQAFIEAKADLIVFAGGDGTARDVCAQLREQLPVVGIPAGVKIHSGVYAVTPTAAGRVLEQLIKGELTTLRSADVMDIDEDAFRQGTVKARRYGEMQVPGELEYMQAVKMGGKESDELVLTDIADDIIESMRPDALYIMGSGSTVAAVMEQLNLPNTLLGVDVIRNQELLAQDVTASELEDLLSQHSEKYLVITLIGGQGHIFGRGNQQLSPRVIREIGRDNIRLLATKTKLKALSGRPLRVDTGDPGLDHELSGFIAVTTGYHDQTMVAVKAVD from the coding sequence CTGATGTTTAGAATAGCACTCGTTATCAATCCTTTTGCCGGCCTGGGCGGTAGTGTTGGGCTGAAAGGCAGTGATGGTTTGCAGACCCGAAGCGAAGCGCTGGCCAAAGGCGCTACTCCGCGTGCACTGGAACGCAGCTGCCAGGCGATCAATGTTTTACGGCCGTATGCCGCTGAAATAAGCTGGCTGACGGCGGCGGGCGCTATGGGTGAAAGCACATTAAAGAAGTGTGGTTTCGAAGCTGAAGTGGTGTATCAGGCGCAGCGCGCCGATGATAGCGGCGCCGAAGACACACAGAGAGCGGTGCAGGCTTTTATTGAGGCAAAAGCTGATCTTATTGTTTTTGCGGGCGGTGATGGTACGGCACGGGATGTCTGTGCACAGCTCAGGGAACAACTACCAGTTGTGGGTATACCTGCCGGGGTTAAAATTCACTCTGGTGTGTATGCGGTAACGCCGACTGCAGCCGGGCGGGTACTGGAACAGTTGATTAAAGGCGAATTAACGACCCTGCGAAGTGCTGACGTGATGGATATTGATGAGGACGCCTTTCGTCAGGGCACTGTTAAAGCCAGACGTTATGGTGAAATGCAGGTACCAGGTGAACTGGAGTATATGCAAGCGGTTAAAATGGGTGGTAAGGAAAGCGACGAGCTGGTGTTAACAGATATCGCGGATGACATTATTGAAAGTATGCGACCGGATGCGCTTTATATAATGGGTTCAGGCTCGACAGTAGCCGCGGTTATGGAACAGCTGAATTTGCCTAATACCTTGCTCGGGGTAGATGTAATACGTAATCAGGAGCTGCTAGCGCAGGATGTGACAGCCAGTGAACTGGAGGATTTACTGAGCCAGCACTCAGAGAAATATCTGGTGATTACCTTAATCGGAGGTCAGGGGCATATTTTTGGCCGCGGTAACCAGCAGCTTAGTCCGCGGGTGATTCGTGAAATTGGGCGCGATAATATTCGCTTGCTGGCGACTAAAACCAAGTTAAAAGCTCTGTCAGGACGACCTTTGCGGGTGGATACCGGCGACCCTGGCCTGGATCATGAATTAAGCGGTTTTATCGCGGTCACCACTGGCTATCATGATCAGACTATGGTCGCTGTCAAAGCAGTTGATTAA